Proteins from one Emys orbicularis isolate rEmyOrb1 chromosome 2, rEmyOrb1.hap1, whole genome shotgun sequence genomic window:
- the NDUFB9 gene encoding NADH dehydrogenase [ubiquinone] 1 beta subcomplex subunit 9 isoform X1, whose translation MAAYLTHQQKVLRLYKRAMRQLESWCIDRDQYRFFACVLRARFEEHKNERDMVKATKILRAAEEELWAKQHPQPYIFPDSPGGTAYERYEGYKAPEWCLDFWHPSEKAMYPDYFSKREQWKRLQLESWEKEVKQLEDETPRGGPETEALPPARKEGHLPPLWWHYVTRPRERPV comes from the exons ATGGCGGCGTACCTCACGCACCAGCAGAAGGTGCTGCGGCTCTACAAGCGGGCGATGCGCCAGCTCGAGTCCTGGTGTATCGACCG AGACCAGTATCGATTCTTTGCCTGTGTGCTGAGAGCGCGGTTCGAAGAACACAAAAATGAGAGGGATATGgtgaaagcaacaaaaatactGAGAGCTGCTGAGGAAGAACTTTGGGCAAAGCAGCATCCTCAACCTTACATCTTCCCTGATTCTCCTGGAGGCACAGCTTATGAGAGATATGAAGGTTACAAG GCTCCTGAGTGGTGCTTGGATTTCTGGCATCCTTCTGAGAAGGCAATGTATCCTGATTATTTCTCCAAAAGAGAGCAATGGAAGAGGCTGCAGTTAGAAAGCTGGGAAAAAGAG GTTAAGCAGCTAGAGGATGAAACTCCGCGTGGTGGTCCTGAGACTGAAGCCTTGCCCCCAGCTCGCAAAGAAGGGCATCTGCCACCTCTGTGGTGGCATTATGTAACAAGACCCCGAGAACGGCCAGTGTAA
- the NDUFB9 gene encoding NADH dehydrogenase [ubiquinone] 1 beta subcomplex subunit 9 isoform X2: MVKATKILRAAEEELWAKQHPQPYIFPDSPGGTAYERYEGYKAPEWCLDFWHPSEKAMYPDYFSKREQWKRLQLESWEKEVKQLEDETPRGGPETEALPPARKEGHLPPLWWHYVTRPRERPV; encoded by the exons ATGgtgaaagcaacaaaaatactGAGAGCTGCTGAGGAAGAACTTTGGGCAAAGCAGCATCCTCAACCTTACATCTTCCCTGATTCTCCTGGAGGCACAGCTTATGAGAGATATGAAGGTTACAAG GCTCCTGAGTGGTGCTTGGATTTCTGGCATCCTTCTGAGAAGGCAATGTATCCTGATTATTTCTCCAAAAGAGAGCAATGGAAGAGGCTGCAGTTAGAAAGCTGGGAAAAAGAG GTTAAGCAGCTAGAGGATGAAACTCCGCGTGGTGGTCCTGAGACTGAAGCCTTGCCCCCAGCTCGCAAAGAAGGGCATCTGCCACCTCTGTGGTGGCATTATGTAACAAGACCCCGAGAACGGCCAGTGTAA